A portion of the Silene latifolia isolate original U9 population unplaced genomic scaffold, ASM4854445v1 scaffold_508, whole genome shotgun sequence genome contains these proteins:
- the LOC141639657 gene encoding uncharacterized protein LOC141639657, with translation MCKDFLWGIADGHRRMVFKSWTGFCLPRKESGLDIKEILSWNMTELLSWIRKIELDSPTIWVKWIKAYVLKGVDIWDFQLTPAYSWGWSSVIACRDCLLQATGNRMVAKDLLAAPDYKQQAYELFRTKCSSFASYKIFGEPLVYPKHEFIGILAAQNRLPTIDNLCCRGLFLVNRCALCELQLESNSHLFFECSFFREVWQAVASWAAVTSSARLCSLLRWYKTHKKGRSILKKFRRCVLVMPIYCLWKERNSRIFNGVASLPSDIIWKVKYLSSLRVKGHDSLVSQLVRI, from the coding sequence atgtgtaaggactTTTTATGGGGGATTGCAGATGGCCATAGACGCATGGTTTTTAAGAGTTGGACTGGGTTTTGCCTGCCCAGAAAAGAGAGTGGTCTGGACATAAAAGAAATTTTAAGTTGGAACATGACAGAATTGCTGAGTTGGATCAGGAAAATTGAACTTGACTCACCAACTATCTGGGTCAAATGGATTAAGGCTTATGTGCTGAAAGGGGTGGACATTTGGGATTTCCAGCTAACTCCTGCCTATTCTTGGGGTTGGAGCAGTGTCATTGCTTGCAGGGACTGTTTGCTTCAGGCTACTGGAAATAGAATGGTGGCTAAAGATTTGTTGGCAGCCCCTGATTACAAGCAGCAAGCTTATGAGCTGTTTAGGACCAAATGCTCCAGTTTTGCTTCGTATAAAATCTTTGGTGAGCCTTTGGTGTATCCTAAGCATGAGTTTATAGGCATTCTGGCTGCTCAAAACAGGCTTCCCACCATAGATAATCTTTGTTGCAGGGGCTTGTTTCTTGTCAACAGATGTGCTTTATGCGAGCTTCAGTTAGAATCCAACTCCCATTTGTTCTTTGAATGCTCATTCTTTAGAGAGGTTTGGCAAGCTGTTGCATCTTGGGCTGCTGTCACTTCCTCTGCTAGATTGTGCTCTCTTCTTCGATGGTACAAAACTCATAAAAAAGGGCGTAGCATTTTGAAGAAATTTAGGAGATGTGTGCTTGTCATGCCCATCTATTGTCTCTGGAAAGAACGGAACAGCAGGATTTTCAATGGGGTAGCTTCTCTTCCGTCTGACATCATTTGGAAAGTGAAGTACCTATCTTCCCTTCGAGTTAAGGGGCATGATTCTCTAGTTTCTCAATTAGTTCGCATTTGA
- the LOC141639656 gene encoding uncharacterized protein LOC141639656 — protein sequence MPRGRPPKLQVLSRNTRSSGTIEGNLGDGDGCSRTPGSRVSTGVVDLSAPSSGVRVTSQVNYVPVISSHVFSSSKPQSDRVKDVSGPTKKPYVQALKSSNKAALSKVASFVGKPICADEPTTTKIKIAFARVLVEVDLSKELPRGMTLQTPYRGTVLQKIEYEWLPHFCHSCRNIGHTQDRCHKNKPKKVFQPKPKDVVVATKSQDSPAKKDAEGFEVVQTKKKSTELLTDSVTTKLDNQFSVLAPTHSEVEQEKVHVGSECGQEVLEFLKRNKVDCGALIETHVKFATVRAIYHRTFAKYSMVSNYSSHPGGKLWVLWDPSWGSERLDLWNSLRRLSSAQSLPWLCLGDFNVSLSEDERVGCATSERDMQEFRDCLTYCSLVDHPYTGGLYTWHNKQVASPRWAKLDRLLANPAWFIQVPTSNVVVLHAGVSDHTPIVLTVASNVPQHKSFRYLNCWALSPNFSSVGTCCKRGAYCFSKGAPCPLLWTKDLLSKEHSTLGVYLNLKKAELRVLAQRAKVAHLQQTDDNTHYFYGSIAARRTRNTVGAIEDIHGTHCAGHSQVSQAFLTYYRLCWVLLRRSPLFLLLFFSHHTLTSTSLDAMVTVKEIEEAFFSIDRNKSPGVDGYTSGFFKDTWVSKILANRMKAVLDDIVGLEQAAFIQGRDLFDNSMLAHELAFKYNRSLLSPRCILKVDIKKAFDSVNWSFLGKCLTMYGFPPRLTRLVMACVTTSYFSLNINGSVEGYFPGKRGLRQGDPLSPYLFALCMEVLSRLLRKLPTHPGFSYHPKCVKINLTHLIFADDLLVFTRGDLPSIQAVDRCLKQFAAYSGLQVNPMKSNLYFGGVPVSVKNLILASTGYVEGDLPVRYLGIPLFSSRLTHKMFSPLLEKIRDKLSC from the exons ATGCCGAGGGGCCGGCCGCCCAAACTTCAGGTCTTATCTCGTAATACACGATCTAGTGGTACTATTGAGGGGAATTTAGGTGATGGGGACGGCTGTTCTCGGACTCCAGGTTCTAGGGTTTCCACTGGAGTAGTCGATCTCTCTGCTCCTTCCTCTGGGGTAAGGGTGACTTCTCAGGTAAATTATGTGCCAGTTATTTCATCTCATGTTTTTAGTTCTTCGAAACCCCAATCTGATAGGGTTAAGGATGTGTCTGGTCCTACTAAGAAGCCTTATGTTCAGGCTCTTAAGTCATCTAACAAG GCTGCTTTGAGTAAGGTTGCTAGCTTTGTGGGTAAGCCCATATGTGCTGATGAGCCTACTACTACAAAGATCAAAATTGCTTTTGCTAGGGTCTTAGTGGAGGTGGACTTGTCTAAAGAGCTTCCTAGGGGGATGACTCTTCAAACTCCTTACAGAGGAACTGTCCTACAAAAGATAGAGTATGAATGGTTGCCTCATTTTTGCCATTCATGTCGAAATATAGGGCATACTCAGGATAGATGTCACAAGAACAAGCCAAAGAAAGTCTTTCAGCCTAAACCTAAGGATGTGGTGGTTGCAACTAAATCTCAAGACTCTCCTGCTAAGAAGGATGCTGAAGGGTTTGAGGTGGTTCAAACTAAGAAGAAGTCTACTGAGTTACTTACTGACTCTGTTACTACTAAGTTGGATAACCAATTCTCTGTGCTGGCACCTACTCATTCAGAGGTGGAGCAAGAGAAGGTTCATGTAGGATCTGAATGTGGGCAA GAGGTTTTAGAATTCCTGAAAAGGAATAAGGTTGATTGTGGAGCTCTTATTGAAACTCATGTTAAATTTGCTACTGTTAGGGCTATCTATCATAGAACTTTTGCTAAGTATAGTATGGTTTCTAATTATAGTTCTCATCCTGGAGGCAAACTTTGGGTTTTGTGGGATCCTTCGTG GGGTAGTGAAAGATTGGATTTATGGAATTCTCTAAGGCGGCTCTCTTCTGCTCAATCTCTTCCTTGGCTTTGTTTGGGAGACTTTAATGTCTCTCTTTCTGAGGATGAGAGGGTTGGGTGTGCAACTAGTGAAAGGGATATGCAGGAGTTTAGGGATTGTCTGACTTATTGTAGTCTTGTGGATCATCCTTACACTGGGGGATTGTACACttggcacaacaaacaagtagcTTCACCCAGATGGGCTAAGTTGGATAGATTGTTGGCCAATCCAGCTTGGTTCATTCAGGTCCCTACTTCAAATGTGGTTGTCTTACATGCTGGAGTGTCTGATCATACTCCAATTGTCCTGACTGTGGCTTCTAATGTTCCTCAACATAAATCTTTTAGATATCTTAACTGCTGGGCTTTGTCTCCTAATTTTAGCTCTGTG GGTACTTGCTGCAAAAGAGGAGCCTACTGCTTCTCAAAGGGAGCTCCCTGTCCTCTCCTCTGGACCAAAGATCTGCTCTCTAAGGAGCACTCTACTCTGGGTGTTTATCTTAATCTTAAGAAAGCTGAGCTAAGGGTCCTTGCACAAAGGGCAAAGGTTGCTCACTTGCAACAAACTGATGACAATACTCATTATTTCTATGGAAGTATTGCTGCCAGAAGAACTAGGAACACTGTGGGTGCTATAGAGGACATTCATGGGACTCATTGTGCTGGCCATTCCCAAGTTTCTCAAGCTTTCCTTACTTATTATCGACTTTGTTGGGTTCTCTTGAGGAGGTCACCCCTCttccttcttctctttttttctcaCCATACCTTGACTTCTACATCTTTGGATGCCATGGTTACTGTGAAGGAAATTGAGGAGGCATTCTTCTCTATTGATAGAAATAAGAGCCCTGGAGTGGATGGGTACACCTCTGGATTCTTTAAGGATACTTGGG TCAGTAAGATTTTAGCTAATCGTATGAAGGCTGTGCTGGATGATATTGTTGGGTTAGAGCAAGCTGCTTTCATTCAAGGGAGGGATCTATTTGATAATTCCATGTTGGCTCATGAACTTGCTTTCAAATATAACAGGAGTCTCCTTTCTCCTAGGTGTATTCTTAAAGTGGACATCAAAAAAGCCTTTGACTCTGTAAATTGGTCTTTTCTGGGCAAGTGTTTAACTATGTATGGGTTCCCTCCTCGCTTAACCAGATTGGTAATGGCTTGTGTCACCActtcttatttttctttgaaCATTAATGGCTCTGTTGAAGGATACTTTCCTGGGAAGAGAGGTTTAAGACAAGGGGACCCTCTCTCCCCTTATTTGTTTGCTCTATGTATGGAGGTACTCTCAAGACTTCTTAGAAAACTTCCAACTCATCCCGGCTTCTCTTATCACCCTAAATGTGTTAAAATAAATCTAACACATTTGATCTTTGCTGATGATCTTTTAGTGTTTACAAGAGGTGATCTTCCCTCTATTCAAGCTGTGGATAGATGTCTAAAACAGTTTGCAGCTTACTCTGGTTTGCAGGTTAACCCAATGAAATCAAACCTGTACTTTGGTGGTGTTCCAGTATCAGTTAAGAATCTTATCCTAGCTAGTACTGGGTATGTGGAGGGAGATTTACCAGTGAGGTATTTGGGAATTCCATTGTTTAGCTCTAGGCTTACTCATAAAATGTTTTCTCCTCTTTTGGAAAAAATCAGGGATAAACTATCTTGCTAG